The sequence below is a genomic window from Cryobacterium arcticum.
GCATGGCGACCTCTTCACGGCGGAGGCCGGTGACACGGCGGCCCGGAAGGGTGCCGATTCCAACATCGTCCGGCTGCACGTGTCCCCGGCGTGCCTTGAGGAACGCGCCCATCTCAGTGTTGGTCATGAGACGACGGTAGTTGATCGGCGGGCGCTCTGGCAGGCACCACCACACCCTGCCTCAATGGGCTGAAGCAGGGTGTGACGCACCCCGGTTCGCCACGGTCTGTTCCACAATTCCGGCTGCCGAGAAGCTTGATCTCGCCGCGGCAAACCCCAGCCTCATGTTCCTCCGCGACTGACATCACCTACGCCACTTAGAGAAAGACACCCATGCCCACCTCCTCTCTCGCCGATCTCCTGGCCGCTCGCGCCTCCGAGCAGCCCGTTCTGCTCACCGGCGGCGCCGTCGTCACCATGGATCCCACCGTCCCCGATCTTGATCACGGCGATGTCCTCCTCGTGGGCTCCCGCATCGTCGCCGTCGGCACCGACCTCCTGTCCGATCCCGAGCACGGCGCCCTCGCGGCCTCCGCGCTCACCCTCGACACGCGCGGCTGCATCGTCAGCCCCGGCTTCGTCGACAGCCACCGCCACGCCTGGGAGACGCAGCTGCGCCGCAGCATCCCCGACGTCACCGACCTCGGCGAGTACGTGATGTCCACTCTCGCCGGAATCGCCCCGAGCTACACACCCCACGACATGTACGTGGGCACCCGACTCGCCGCGCTGACGGCACTCGACTCCGGCATCACCACCATGCTCGACTTCTCGCACAACTCCCGCACCGCCGCGCACTCCGATGCGGCCGTGGCCGCCCTCGTCGACACGGGTATCCGCGGCGTGCACGCATCCATGGCACCCCACTTCGGCGAGTGGGACCACCAGTGGCCGGCCGACCTCACCCGGCTGATGGATGGCTCCCGTGGCGGCGATGAGTCGCTCGTCACCTTCAGGCTGGCGGCGCTGTCGACCGACGAGATCGCCGGACCGGCCATCGCCTACGGGCCCGAATTGGCTGCCGTTGCCCGCGACC
It includes:
- a CDS encoding amidohydrolase family protein, whose amino-acid sequence is MPTSSLADLLAARASEQPVLLTGGAVVTMDPTVPDLDHGDVLLVGSRIVAVGTDLLSDPEHGALAASALTLDTRGCIVSPGFVDSHRHAWETQLRRSIPDVTDLGEYVMSTLAGIAPSYTPHDMYVGTRLAALTALDSGITTMLDFSHNSRTAAHSDAAVAALVDTGIRGVHASMAPHFGEWDHQWPADLTRLMDGSRGGDESLVTFRLAALSTDEIAGPAIAYGPELAAVARDLGVWTSIDAVFGKSSSEAILRWADQGILDPTLTLIHATGLTKEAWSAMGDAGVTVSLAPTSDAQIGLESAIPAVDEALAAGIRPGLSIDVEVALASDMFTQMRSLHAIQRMRATNAAYRGAEAAPRITTRDVLDFATLQGATANALGHVTGSLTPGKQADLLIVRADDVNNMPLNDAIGTLVLGADARNIDAVLVAGTPRKWAGRLVGEDLDSLREDVIRSRDDINRRVAAL